One window of the Rhipicephalus sanguineus isolate Rsan-2018 chromosome 2, BIME_Rsan_1.4, whole genome shotgun sequence genome contains the following:
- the LOC119381382 gene encoding uncharacterized protein LOC119381382 has product MATPDPGASSRRHSLAPLDEGGVAAAVAVPTGAAPVVPAYVPPAHVYVEDEDEVEEMMRPQRQVLQPVGGGASSGPSTLCIICTMMISMIVASAATFYIINKNRTLLEATTLTTPSTPKPHVVFPTKNDTGLDGGDLHGAEEDHVMSDDGESTVAQDT; this is encoded by the exons ATGGCGACCCCAGATCCGGGTGCTTCCTCACGCAGGCACTCCTTGGCACCACTGGACGAGGGCGGAGTTGCAGCGGCTGTGGCAGTCCCGACGGGAGCGGCTCCCGTCGTTCCGGCGTACGTGCCCCCGGCGCACGTCTACGTAGAGGATGAGGACGAGGTCGAGGAGATGATGAGGCCTCAGAGACAAGTTCTGCAG CCGGTTGGTGGTGGTGCCTCCAGCGGACCCAGTACGCTCTGCATAATATGCACGATGATGATAAGCATGATTGTGGCTTCGGCGGCGACCTTCTACATTATCAACAAGAACAGGACGCTCCTGGAGGCCACTACTCTCACCACACCGTCGACACCGAAGCCGCACGTGGTGTTCCCCACGAAGAACGACACGGGCCTAGACGGGGGCGATCTCCATGGCGCCGAAGAAGACCACGTCATGAGCGATGACGGAGAGTCCACGGTCGCGCAAGACACGTGA